Proteins co-encoded in one Arthrobacter sp. ERGS1:01 genomic window:
- a CDS encoding FadR/GntR family transcriptional regulator, translating into MTVTAGPAKYGIERISATEAVFRALTAMIQSDRYAVGDRLPAELALAREFGVSRSVVREALHACATLGLTETRTGSGTFLLAKTQNSQLVFGDFSARDLIEARPHIEVPTAGYAAERRTPDQLANLHRILAKLDATKDLHAWVKLDGELHVAIAEASANPVFLSVVASTRQALDIQSEFLNVTQARQHASDIEHAEIVKAIESGSAEQARNAMANHLRQVAVAVSNIDAAAH; encoded by the coding sequence ATGACAGTGACTGCCGGTCCGGCCAAGTATGGCATCGAGCGCATCAGCGCCACGGAGGCCGTTTTCCGTGCCCTCACGGCCATGATCCAAAGCGACCGCTACGCCGTGGGTGACAGGCTCCCGGCCGAGCTCGCACTGGCCCGCGAATTCGGCGTCAGCCGTTCCGTGGTCCGCGAGGCCCTGCACGCCTGCGCCACGCTGGGGCTGACGGAAACGCGCACCGGAAGCGGCACGTTCCTGCTGGCCAAGACCCAGAATTCACAGCTCGTGTTTGGCGACTTCAGCGCCCGGGACCTGATCGAGGCCCGCCCCCACATCGAGGTGCCCACGGCAGGCTATGCCGCCGAACGCCGCACCCCGGACCAGCTGGCCAATCTGCACCGGATCCTGGCCAAGCTCGACGCCACGAAGGACCTGCACGCCTGGGTCAAGCTCGACGGCGAACTGCACGTCGCGATCGCCGAAGCCAGCGCAAACCCCGTCTTCCTGTCCGTGGTGGCCTCCACCCGGCAGGCCCTGGACATCCAGTCCGAATTCCTCAACGTCACCCAGGCACGCCAGCACGCCTCGGACATTGAGCACGCCGAGATCGTGAAGGCCATCGAATCCGGCTCCGCCGAACAGGCCCGGAACGCCATGGCCAACCACCTGCGCCAGGTGGCCGTGGCAGTATCCAACATCGACGCCGCGGCGCACTAA